One region of Bartonella alsatica genomic DNA includes:
- a CDS encoding HAD family hydrolase, which yields MPQIDLIIFDCDGVLVDSEYLAAKIGSQLLKQTGYEISPGELSKRYAGLIFRDILQQVEQETEKPISAYLIDQMSNLFRAQIKTELRAIDGIREILEIIQTRYPYCICSNAKSVDIKEMLITVDLYDLFDDKDKIFSAPEVGTKKTKPAPDVFLFAAQQLHAKPSNTIVIEDSLHGVHAATAAGMRVIGFTGGSHSYFGHSNALAEAGAETVIAKHAHLSKVLEAMATWQDLS from the coding sequence ATGCCTCAAATAGATCTCATTATTTTTGATTGTGATGGAGTTTTAGTAGATTCTGAATATCTCGCAGCAAAAATTGGATCTCAATTACTTAAACAAACAGGATATGAAATATCACCTGGAGAATTGAGTAAGCGTTATGCAGGGCTTATCTTTCGAGATATTCTTCAACAAGTTGAACAAGAAACAGAAAAACCAATTTCCGCTTATCTTATAGATCAAATGTCAAATCTTTTTCGAGCACAGATAAAAACTGAGTTACGTGCTATTGATGGTATAAGAGAAATATTAGAAATTATTCAAACTCGTTATCCGTACTGTATTTGCTCAAATGCAAAGAGCGTGGATATAAAAGAAATGCTCATTACTGTTGATCTTTATGATCTTTTTGATGATAAAGATAAAATATTTTCTGCCCCTGAAGTTGGAACGAAAAAAACTAAACCAGCCCCTGATGTTTTTCTTTTTGCCGCCCAACAATTACATGCAAAACCGTCAAACACTATTGTTATAGAAGATTCACTTCATGGTGTACATGCTGCAACAGCAGCAGGCATGCGCGTCATTGGCTTTACTGGAGGATCACACAGTTACTTTGGCCATTCTAATGCACTTGCAGAAGCCGGTGCTGAAACAGTTATCGCCAAACATGCTCACTTGAGTAAAGTCTTAGAAGCAATGGCAACATGGCAAGATTTATCATAA
- a CDS encoding site-specific DNA-methyltransferase, with translation MTVIQLQKDFVRTLSQTLWRNKIFKGDCITVLEKLPKHSVDMIFADPPYNLQLDGALYRPDYSLVDAVDDAWDQFESFAAYDAFTRAWLLACRRVLKPNGTIWVIGSYHNIFRVGTALQDLGFWMLNDIIWRKNNPMPNFRGRRFQNAHETLIWAVRDQKDKKYTFNYDALKAANEDLQMRSDWLFPLCTGAERLKDGAGRKLHPTQKPQALLARIIMASSKPGDIILDPFFGSGTTGAVAKFLGRDFVGIEREQDYIDAACERIAAVKPLDKPELAILDRKKAEPRVAFNSLLEAGLLYPGEVLYDRKKQLSAIVRADGTIMHGGEAGSIHAMGRKAQDSQSCNGWTFWYYEENGRLKSINNLRMIIRSQMLKTGVL, from the coding sequence ATGACAGTTATTCAGCTTCAAAAAGATTTTGTTCGTACTCTCTCACAGACGCTATGGCGCAATAAAATTTTCAAGGGAGATTGTATTACAGTACTGGAAAAACTTCCAAAACATTCAGTTGATATGATTTTTGCCGATCCTCCTTATAATTTGCAATTGGATGGTGCTTTATATCGTCCAGATTACTCACTTGTTGATGCAGTCGATGATGCATGGGATCAGTTTGAAAGCTTTGCTGCTTATGATGCTTTTACGCGTGCATGGTTGCTTGCGTGTCGCCGCGTGTTAAAACCTAATGGGACGATCTGGGTTATAGGATCTTACCATAATATTTTTCGAGTTGGTACAGCATTACAAGATTTAGGTTTTTGGATGCTTAATGATATCATTTGGCGCAAAAATAATCCCATGCCTAATTTTCGGGGGCGTCGCTTTCAAAATGCTCATGAGACGCTTATTTGGGCTGTTCGAGATCAAAAGGATAAAAAGTACACATTTAATTATGATGCTTTAAAAGCTGCGAATGAAGATCTACAAATGCGTTCAGATTGGCTTTTTCCTCTTTGCACTGGAGCTGAACGTCTAAAAGATGGGGCAGGGCGTAAATTACATCCAACACAAAAACCACAAGCATTATTAGCCCGTATTATTATGGCTTCTAGTAAGCCTGGTGATATTATTCTTGACCCATTTTTTGGTTCGGGAACAACAGGCGCTGTGGCTAAATTTTTGGGGCGTGATTTTGTGGGTATTGAACGAGAACAAGATTACATTGATGCGGCATGTGAGAGGATTGCTGCGGTTAAACCTTTAGACAAACCAGAATTGGCAATTTTAGATAGAAAAAAAGCAGAACCGCGTGTAGCATTTAACAGTTTACTTGAAGCAGGTTTACTTTATCCTGGAGAAGTTCTTTATGATCGCAAGAAGCAATTATCTGCTATAGTAAGGGCTGATGGTACGATCATGCATGGTGGAGAAGCTGGTTCTATTCATGCAATGGGGCGAAAGGCTCAGGATTCACAAAGCTGTAATGGTTGGACATTTTGGTATTATGAAGAAAACGGACGATTGAAGTCTATAAATAATTTAAGAATGATAATACGTTCACAGATGTTAAAAACAGGTGTTCTATAA
- the mutY gene encoding A/G-specific adenine glycosylase: protein MLFSFAFYISLWLKIIMHEISLQLLSWYDQQHRDLPWRITPKKQAQGIHPDPYRVWLSEIMLQQTTVETVKPYFQKFVKLWPDLAALAKASQDDIMKAWAGLGYYSRARNLKNCARQLVENYGGKFPQSVKELSTLSGIGDYTAAAIAAIAFNHPVAVIDGNVERVVTRLFAIASVLPKAKAEIKEKTREIISLNRPGDFAQAMMDLGATICTPRKPSCYLCPLQSLCKAAKMQRTESFPVKAPKKERPSKTGAAFVVLNENNQIYLEKRQGQKLLGGMTQIPNNIGINNENGLQNAPCTANWQFKGQITHVFTHFSLKLNVYYTNSIHEMNRENGWWCDIQHLAEEALPTVMKKAIALAIPDSFRLK, encoded by the coding sequence ATGCTTTTTTCTTTTGCATTTTATATCTCCCTATGGTTGAAAATAATTATGCATGAAATTTCTTTGCAACTTCTCTCTTGGTACGATCAACAGCACCGGGATTTACCATGGCGCATTACCCCTAAAAAACAAGCACAAGGCATTCACCCTGACCCTTACCGAGTTTGGCTTTCTGAAATCATGCTTCAACAAACAACTGTCGAAACCGTGAAACCTTATTTTCAAAAATTTGTGAAACTGTGGCCTGACCTCGCTGCTTTAGCAAAAGCCTCACAAGATGATATCATGAAAGCATGGGCTGGACTAGGCTATTATTCACGCGCACGTAATCTTAAAAATTGTGCTAGACAGCTTGTTGAGAACTACGGAGGAAAATTTCCACAATCTGTAAAAGAATTGAGTACCTTATCTGGTATTGGAGACTATACTGCAGCAGCCATTGCCGCAATTGCTTTTAACCACCCTGTAGCAGTTATTGATGGTAATGTCGAACGCGTGGTAACCCGCTTATTCGCTATCGCATCAGTATTGCCAAAAGCAAAAGCTGAAATCAAAGAAAAAACACGAGAAATTATCTCTTTAAATCGCCCTGGCGACTTTGCTCAAGCAATGATGGATCTAGGAGCAACCATTTGTACACCACGTAAACCATCTTGTTACCTCTGCCCTCTTCAAAGTTTGTGCAAAGCAGCAAAGATGCAAAGAACAGAGTCTTTTCCAGTTAAAGCGCCTAAAAAAGAACGCCCTTCAAAAACTGGTGCTGCTTTTGTTGTACTTAATGAAAATAATCAAATATATCTGGAAAAACGACAGGGCCAAAAACTCCTAGGTGGAATGACCCAAATTCCTAACAATATCGGAATAAACAACGAAAATGGACTTCAAAATGCCCCCTGCACCGCCAACTGGCAATTTAAAGGACAAATTACACATGTTTTTACCCACTTTTCTCTAAAACTCAACGTTTATTATACCAATAGCATTCACGAAATGAATCGTGAAAATGGCTGGTGGTGCGACATCCAGCATCTTGCCGAAGAAGCACTTCCTACAGTCATGAAAAAAGCCATTGCTTTAGCGATTCCAGATTCCTTTAGATTAAAATAA
- a CDS encoding DUF721 domain-containing protein — MSKQFKKRYFYSLSEMVSKMLDPVLRKRTGLNVALLEHWPQIAGYDISEHTIPLKIIWKRRAFQDEVFQPATLVVACEGAAALKLIHETDELLHRVNVFFGYVAVDRIKIEQRRVSVLTNHLPMKPDLSEKDKKHVEKMLEEVENENLRQSLYELGCCIFAEKNNR; from the coding sequence ATGAGCAAACAATTTAAAAAACGTTATTTTTACTCTCTTTCTGAGATGGTCTCCAAAATGCTCGATCCAGTTTTACGTAAACGGACAGGACTGAATGTAGCACTTCTAGAACATTGGCCGCAGATTGCAGGTTATGATATTAGTGAACATACAATACCACTTAAAATTATTTGGAAACGTCGTGCGTTTCAAGATGAAGTTTTCCAACCTGCAACACTTGTTGTGGCATGTGAAGGGGCTGCTGCTTTAAAATTGATACATGAAACAGATGAATTACTCCACAGAGTTAATGTTTTTTTTGGGTATGTTGCTGTTGATCGTATTAAAATTGAGCAAAGACGTGTATCTGTTTTGACAAATCATTTGCCGATGAAGCCAGACCTGAGTGAAAAAGATAAAAAACATGTAGAGAAAATGCTGGAGGAAGTTGAAAATGAAAATTTACGCCAATCACTTTATGAACTTGGTTGTTGCATTTTTGCAGAAAAAAATAATAGATAA
- a CDS encoding DsbA family protein → MLTCRSFLSFGVIFFLVATVQISATVVIASGTKPVSTVDMAKVLQLTKVKDRFEGEANAPVTIVEYASLTCIHCAYFYNDILPQIRKKYIKTGKVKLIFRDFAFDPRATAGFMLARCAPEDRYFPLIEVLFQKQQEWVWGQDALTPLKKLGLMAGFTEESFNACLKNQSILDEVNASFERGKELGVTATPTFFINGNKYEGVMSVESFFSVIDDFLKN, encoded by the coding sequence ATGCTAACGTGTCGTTCTTTTTTGTCTTTCGGGGTAATTTTTTTCTTAGTGGCAACTGTACAGATCAGTGCAACTGTCGTTATTGCTAGTGGCACTAAACCAGTTTCAACTGTTGATATGGCTAAAGTTCTTCAATTGACAAAAGTGAAGGATCGGTTTGAGGGTGAAGCGAATGCGCCAGTAACAATTGTTGAATACGCTTCGTTAACATGTATTCATTGTGCGTATTTTTATAATGATATACTTCCTCAAATTCGTAAAAAATATATCAAAACAGGCAAAGTAAAACTTATCTTCCGAGATTTTGCTTTTGATCCTCGGGCAACAGCAGGTTTTATGTTGGCACGATGTGCACCAGAAGATCGTTATTTTCCTTTGATAGAAGTCTTATTTCAAAAACAGCAGGAGTGGGTCTGGGGACAGGATGCTCTGACACCATTGAAGAAACTTGGCTTAATGGCAGGTTTTACGGAAGAAAGTTTTAACGCTTGTCTGAAAAACCAGTCTATTTTAGATGAAGTGAATGCATCTTTTGAGCGTGGAAAAGAGCTTGGTGTGACAGCAACACCAACCTTTTTTATTAATGGTAATAAGTATGAAGGTGTAATGTCTGTAGAATCCTTTTTTTCGGTGATTGATGATTTTCTTAAAAACTAA
- the ppdK gene encoding pyruvate, phosphate dikinase, with product MTKWVYSFGDSNAEGSANERNLLGGKGANLAEMSSLGLPVPPGFTLTTEVCNFYYAHDKSYPEDLQEAVKQALQHIGEQTGREFGNEKRPLLLSVRSGARTSMPGMMDTVLNLGMNDKTVEAIALQANNERFAYDSYRRFIQMYSHVVLGLDHSHFEEILDEAKVRNGYDIDTEMTAADWKDIVISYKEYVEEKLKKPFPQDPEQQLWGAIGAVFSSWMTARAITYRRLHNIPESWGTAVNVQAMVFGNMGEDSATGVAFTRNPSTGKKELYGEFLVNAQGEDVVAGIRTPQNITENARIVAGSNKPSLERIMPEAFLKLCQIAQKLEQHYQDMQDLEFTIEKGKLWMLQTRSGKRTARAALKMAIEMVEEGLISREEAVMRIDAKSLDQLLHPTLDPKAERFVVARGLPASPGAATGEIVFTSEEAETASAEGRKVILVRIETSPEDIHGMHAAEGILTTRGGMTSHAAVVARGMGKPCISGAGSIRIDYNTNTMFASGQNFKKGDVITIDGGSGEIFKGEVAMLQPELCGDFAKLMEWADGMRRIKVRANAETPSDARMGRSFGAEGIGLCRTEHMFFSGERIIAMREMILSNDENGRRKALDKLLPMQRSDFSELFEIMCGLPVTIRLLDPPLHEFLPKTNTEILEVATAMGVSAEMLAERAQQLHEFNPMLGLRGCRLAITYPEIVEMQARAIFEAAAEAAKKSGSSVMLEIMVPLVALKSELDFVKARIDQVADEVMKEKGSKIQYMVGTMIELPRAALRANEIAETAEFFSFGTNDLTQTTFGISRDDSAPFLATYVQKGLLEQDPFISIDRDGVGELISIAVQRGRSQRAKIKLGICGEHGGDPASIALCEENGLDYISCSPFRVPIARLAAAQSAIAKKI from the coding sequence ATGACAAAATGGGTTTACAGTTTTGGTGATAGCAATGCAGAAGGAAGTGCGAACGAACGCAATCTTCTTGGTGGCAAAGGAGCTAATTTGGCAGAAATGAGTAGTCTTGGTTTGCCTGTACCTCCCGGATTTACTCTTACGACAGAAGTTTGTAATTTTTATTACGCGCATGACAAGTCATATCCAGAAGATCTACAAGAAGCTGTTAAACAAGCACTTCAACACATTGGCGAACAAACAGGACGTGAATTTGGTAACGAAAAAAGGCCGCTTTTACTCTCTGTTCGCTCGGGAGCACGGACTTCTATGCCAGGGATGATGGATACAGTACTTAATCTTGGTATGAATGATAAAACTGTAGAAGCGATTGCTTTACAAGCCAATAATGAACGCTTTGCTTATGACAGTTATCGACGTTTTATCCAAATGTATTCTCATGTTGTTTTAGGACTGGATCATTCGCATTTTGAAGAGATACTTGATGAGGCGAAAGTGCGCAATGGTTATGATATTGATACAGAAATGACAGCAGCGGATTGGAAAGATATCGTTATTTCTTATAAAGAATATGTTGAAGAAAAGCTGAAGAAGCCTTTTCCACAAGATCCTGAACAGCAGCTATGGGGTGCAATTGGGGCAGTTTTTTCAAGTTGGATGACAGCACGGGCAATCACATATCGTCGTTTACATAATATTCCTGAAAGTTGGGGAACAGCAGTTAATGTGCAAGCTATGGTTTTTGGCAATATGGGTGAAGATTCAGCAACGGGTGTTGCTTTCACACGTAATCCATCGACAGGGAAAAAAGAACTTTATGGTGAATTTTTAGTGAATGCGCAAGGTGAAGATGTTGTGGCGGGTATTCGGACTCCCCAAAATATCACAGAAAATGCGCGTATTGTTGCCGGTTCAAATAAGCCCTCTTTGGAAAGGATTATGCCAGAGGCTTTTTTAAAACTGTGTCAGATCGCACAGAAGCTTGAGCAGCATTATCAGGATATGCAAGATCTCGAATTTACAATTGAAAAAGGTAAATTATGGATGTTGCAGACTCGTTCAGGAAAACGAACGGCTCGTGCAGCTTTAAAGATGGCGATTGAAATGGTTGAGGAGGGGTTGATAAGTCGTGAAGAGGCGGTGATGCGCATTGATGCAAAATCACTTGACCAACTTTTACATCCGACACTTGATCCTAAAGCAGAACGTTTTGTTGTCGCACGTGGTTTACCTGCTTCTCCAGGAGCGGCAACGGGTGAAATTGTTTTTACTTCGGAAGAAGCAGAAACTGCTTCCGCAGAAGGTCGTAAAGTTATTTTAGTACGCATAGAAACAAGTCCAGAAGATATCCATGGGATGCACGCTGCAGAAGGAATTTTAACAACGCGCGGTGGTATGACAAGTCATGCTGCTGTTGTCGCGCGTGGTATGGGAAAACCCTGTATTTCTGGTGCTGGCAGTATACGGATTGATTATAATACAAATACAATGTTTGCTTCAGGGCAAAACTTTAAAAAGGGTGATGTCATTACGATTGATGGTGGAAGCGGAGAAATTTTTAAAGGAGAGGTTGCAATGTTGCAACCTGAGCTTTGTGGAGATTTTGCAAAGTTGATGGAATGGGCTGATGGAATGCGGCGTATAAAAGTTCGTGCTAATGCTGAAACACCATCTGATGCACGTATGGGACGTTCCTTTGGAGCTGAAGGTATTGGACTTTGCCGTACAGAGCATATGTTTTTTTCTGGTGAACGTATTATTGCTATGCGTGAAATGATTTTAAGTAATGATGAAAACGGGCGTCGTAAAGCATTGGATAAACTTTTGCCAATGCAGCGCTCAGATTTTAGTGAATTGTTTGAAATTATGTGTGGTTTGCCTGTTACTATTCGCTTGCTAGATCCACCGTTACATGAGTTTTTGCCAAAAACAAATACAGAAATTCTTGAAGTTGCAACAGCTATGGGAGTTTCTGCTGAAATGCTTGCTGAGCGTGCGCAGCAGTTACACGAATTTAACCCTATGCTTGGGTTACGAGGATGTCGTTTGGCTATCACTTATCCAGAAATTGTAGAAATGCAAGCGAGGGCCATTTTTGAAGCAGCAGCAGAAGCTGCCAAAAAATCTGGATCTTCTGTTATGCTTGAAATTATGGTTCCGCTGGTTGCGTTAAAATCTGAACTTGATTTTGTAAAAGCTCGTATTGACCAGGTGGCTGATGAAGTAATGAAGGAAAAGGGAAGCAAGATTCAATACATGGTTGGAACGATGATTGAACTTCCAAGGGCAGCTCTTCGAGCAAATGAAATTGCTGAAACTGCAGAGTTTTTTTCATTTGGAACAAACGATTTGACACAAACAACTTTTGGAATTTCACGTGATGATTCTGCTCCTTTTTTGGCAACATATGTTCAAAAAGGACTTTTAGAACAAGATCCTTTCATATCCATTGACCGTGATGGAGTTGGAGAACTTATTTCTATTGCTGTGCAGCGTGGGCGTTCACAGCGTGCAAAAATAAAATTGGGAATTTGTGGTGAACATGGAGGCGATCCTGCTTCTATTGCTTTATGCGAAGAAAATGGTCTAGATTATATTTCCTGTTCTCCTTTTCGGGTGCCAATTGCGCGTTTAGCAGCAGCACAGTCAGCTATTGCAAAAAAGATATAA
- a CDS encoding peptidoglycan-binding domain-containing protein: MTKKRKIRRIKNVKKRKYYSSIIITFFLMSGHFLFWIAKKLYFYTRKNTFFFVGAFLFIISFGFVSFNALFLQMVMHQNFVTKIQSTFDSEIGGNFTLSEKEAKLHADSRVTSIPFSSQLRKNSSSHSLSESLLRIQKKLAKLGLYDGPLDGIEGPKTRRAIALWKQQVTQETQNNILSNTKTDEIAVLIQQSEMEMINEKIKTRGMPRLKKTVFEPLVTDIIQVQKALRIFGNQEVIVTGIEDQKTIEALKQFQKMFDLPITGKVDHIVLIKMREIGLLD; the protein is encoded by the coding sequence ATGACAAAAAAACGAAAGATACGCAGAATAAAAAATGTAAAAAAACGTAAATATTATAGTAGTATTATCATAACGTTTTTTCTTATGAGCGGTCATTTTCTTTTTTGGATAGCAAAAAAATTATATTTTTACACACGCAAAAATACTTTTTTTTTCGTTGGAGCTTTTCTTTTTATCATTAGTTTTGGATTTGTTTCATTTAACGCTTTATTTTTGCAAATGGTAATGCACCAGAATTTCGTTACTAAAATACAGTCCACATTTGATTCAGAGATAGGGGGAAACTTTACTTTATCCGAAAAAGAAGCAAAACTTCATGCAGATTCTCGTGTTACTTCCATACCTTTTTCAAGTCAACTACGCAAAAATTCATCTTCGCATTCTCTGTCAGAAAGTTTATTGAGAATACAAAAGAAGTTGGCAAAACTAGGACTTTATGATGGTCCTTTAGATGGGATTGAAGGCCCTAAAACGCGTCGTGCTATAGCGCTATGGAAACAACAAGTCACTCAGGAGACGCAAAATAATATTTTATCCAACACTAAAACAGATGAGATTGCGGTATTAATTCAACAGAGCGAAATGGAAATGATAAATGAGAAAATAAAGACAAGAGGTATGCCGCGTTTAAAAAAAACTGTTTTTGAGCCTCTTGTAACAGATATTATACAAGTGCAAAAGGCTTTACGTATTTTTGGTAATCAGGAAGTTATTGTCACAGGTATAGAAGACCAAAAGACAATAGAAGCCTTAAAGCAATTTCAAAAAATGTTTGATCTTCCTATAACAGGCAAGGTTGATCATATAGTTTTGATAAAAATGCGTGAAATTGGTTTGTTGGATTGA
- a CDS encoding DUF5330 domain-containing protein, with translation MIRFLIKLLFFLFFVFVIISFFIAKPSSNHSSTQRNSETKTSDVIIAFKDALNDLGKFCDRNIKACEVGKSFLSSLSERAWYGARAAYEYWGRILDNKNMVASPDVIPK, from the coding sequence ATGATACGTTTTTTAATCAAATTATTATTTTTTTTGTTTTTTGTTTTTGTCATCATTTCATTTTTTATAGCAAAGCCGAGCAGTAATCATTCCTCTACCCAAAGAAATAGTGAGACAAAAACCAGTGATGTGATTATTGCTTTTAAGGATGCTTTAAATGATTTAGGTAAGTTCTGTGACCGTAATATAAAAGCCTGTGAAGTTGGAAAGTCCTTTTTAAGTTCACTTAGTGAACGTGCATGGTATGGTGCAAGAGCAGCTTACGAATATTGGGGACGTATATTGGATAACAAGAATATGGTAGCTTCCCCAGATGTTATTCCTAAGTAA
- a CDS encoding SufE family protein, translating to MTETIDDIIENFSFLDNWEDRYRYVIELGQGLPPFPESARNDTHKVPGCVSQVWLLSSRSDSENPIITFQGDSDAHIVRGLIYILLAFYSGKKASEIRNADAEGLFKKLGLNENLTPQRSNGLKSMIERIRNEGYV from the coding sequence ATGACAGAAACGATCGATGATATTATAGAAAACTTTTCTTTTTTGGATAATTGGGAAGATCGTTATCGTTATGTGATTGAACTTGGCCAAGGATTGCCGCCTTTTCCTGAAAGTGCTCGAAACGATACTCACAAAGTACCTGGCTGTGTTAGTCAAGTATGGCTTTTATCTTCACGTTCTGATTCAGAAAATCCAATAATAACTTTTCAAGGTGATTCTGATGCTCATATTGTGCGTGGGCTTATTTACATTCTTCTTGCCTTCTATTCAGGCAAAAAAGCCTCTGAAATTCGCAACGCTGATGCTGAAGGACTCTTTAAAAAACTTGGTTTAAACGAAAACCTTACACCACAACGATCCAATGGTCTTAAATCAATGATTGAACGGATCCGTAACGAGGGTTATGTATAA
- a CDS encoding MucR family transcriptional regulator, translating into MEHRPVLETESNIVITLVANIVAAYVSNNSIRPTEVPSLIADVHAAFRKAGNAELTEVEVEKQRPAVNPKRSIFPDYLICLEDGKKFKSLKRHLMTHYGMLPEEYREKWQLDSSYPMVAPNYAKARSALAKEMGLGRKSKRKKNK; encoded by the coding sequence ATGGAACATCGTCCAGTCTTAGAGACTGAAAGCAATATAGTTATTACATTGGTTGCTAATATTGTTGCTGCCTACGTAAGTAATAATTCTATCCGACCGACTGAAGTGCCAAGTTTGATTGCTGATGTCCATGCTGCTTTTCGTAAAGCAGGGAATGCAGAATTAACAGAAGTCGAAGTTGAAAAGCAAAGGCCTGCTGTTAACCCAAAACGCTCGATCTTTCCGGATTATCTTATTTGCCTTGAGGATGGGAAAAAGTTTAAATCTTTAAAGCGTCATCTCATGACGCATTATGGCATGTTGCCAGAAGAATATCGTGAAAAGTGGCAGTTGGATAGTTCTTATCCTATGGTGGCTCCTAATTACGCAAAAGCGCGATCAGCTTTAGCAAAAGAAATGGGGCTTGGGCGTAAAAGCAAACGGAAAAAAAACAAATAA